The region TAACAAAAGATGCAACCAAGGTTCATCCCGGCGATCATGAGAAGCTTAGATCGGTTGGTTTTGACGATACGGCAATATTACAAATTACCCTGATTGCATCCTGGTTTAATTACATTAACCGGGCTGCAGATGCGTTGGGTGTTGGGAGGGAAGGATAAGCATAAGGTATATTTGAAAAAACTCCCATTTCCAAAAAAATATTTCCTTATAAACCATAATTGTGTAAATTA is a window of candidate division KSB1 bacterium DNA encoding:
- a CDS encoding peroxidase — translated: MEQDYTQADLSDQDRVMLDYAVKITKDATKVHPGDHEKLRSVGFDDTAILQITLIASWFNYINRAADALGVGREG